From a single Centropristis striata isolate RG_2023a ecotype Rhode Island chromosome 14, C.striata_1.0, whole genome shotgun sequence genomic region:
- the myclb gene encoding protein L-Myc-1b, which yields MPGISSTAPRYENWDMDHLDHYQHYFYDDHHDPDEDFFKSTAPSEDIWKKFELVPTPPMSPIRAVEGSGRVGLLYPSLGDKLEWVSQFLGQEDEQQQQQQQQQQQQDFPCKLTTNNDSFGNLSSIIIQDCMWSGFSAGQQLERVVGERCASCPGTGQGAAAKVAAGSAVTSPGRAQCAPADSSALSGLAADCVDPAAVLTFPLTGGCKKQVSSGSESHTDSSDDEDDKDDDEEEIDVVTVEHKQQRKPRRLVNTRKPVTITVRADPLDPGMKRFHISIHQQQHNYAAPSPDTLPTPVEPPRKRVRQEASSHAAHPHQNSHYQQPRPGHAPLNLDSRKSHVTGSGVRSESPNLSACSPTSSTSPSSPPSSSTSHSQSSPSKPHSSCHFSSPQSSDCEDTDKRKAHNFLERKRRNDLRSRFLSLRDEIPGLADCPKTPKVAILTRATEYLQQLHVSERQKAQERKQLKSKQLQLLQRLALLKRS from the exons ATGCCGGGCATTAGCTCCACCGCGCCTCGGTATGAAAACTGGGACATGGACCACCTCGACCACTACCAACATTATTTCTACGACGACCACCACGACCCGGACGAGGATTTCTTCAAGTCCACAGCTCCCAGTGAGGACATATGGAAGAAATTTGAGCTGGTACCGACCCCGCCCATGTCCCCTATCCGGGCGGTGGAAGGGTCTGGCAGGGTCGGGCTGCTGTACCCGTCTCTGGGGGACAAGCTGGAGTGGGTGTCTCAGTTCTTAGGGCAGGAggatgagcagcagcagcagcagcagcagcagcagcagcagcaggatttTCCCTGCAAGCTGACCACAAACAATGACTCGTTCGGGAACCTGAGCTCCATCATCATCCAGGACTGCATGTGGAGCGGCTTCTCCGCCGGACAGCAGCTGGAGAGAGTTGTAGGGGAGCGCTGCGCCTCCTGTCCCGGGACAGGACAGGGGGCAGCGGCTAAAGTCGCAGCCGGGTCTGCGGTTACATCCCCGGGGAGGGCTCAGTGCGCCCCCGCGGACTCGTCGGCCCTCAGCGGGCTGGCCGCGGACTGTGTGGACCCGGCTGCAGTGCTCACCTTCCCGTTAACCGGTGGATGCAAGAAACAAGTGTCCTCTGGGTCCGAGTCTCACACCGACTCAtcag atgatgaagatgacaaagacgatgatgaggaggagatcGACGTGGTGACGGTGGAGCACAAGCAGCAGCGCAAACCTCGTCGACTGGTCAACACTCGCAAACCGGTGACCATAACGGTGCGAGCGGACCCCCTGGACCCCGGCATGAAGCGGTTCCACATCTCCATCCACCAACAGCAGCACAACTACGCTGCCCCCTCCCCAGACACACTCCCCACGCCGGTGGAGCCTCCTCGCAAGAGGGTCCGGCAGGAGGCCTCCTCCCATGCCGCCCACCCCCACCAGAACTCTCATTACCAGCAGCCCCGGCCCGGCCACGCCCCTCTGAACTTAGACAGCAGGAAGTCTCACGTGACCGGGAGCGGCGTCAGGTCGGAGTCACCTAACCTCAGCGCCTGTTCTCCTACCTCCTCCACGTCACCGtcgtctcctccctcctcctccacctcccactCCCAGAGCTCGCCCTCCAAGCCCCACTCCTCCTGCCACTTCTCCAGCCCCCAGTCCTCCGACTGCGAGGACACAGACAAGCGCAAGGCGCACAACTTCCTGGAGCGCAAGCGGAGGAACGACCTGCGCTCGCGGTTCTTGTCGTTGCGGGACGAGATCCCGGGCTTAGCGGACTGCCCCAAGACGCCCAAGGTGGCGATCCTGACGCGGGCCACCGAgtacctgcagcagctgcacgTCAGCGAGCGGCAGAAGGCTCAGGAGAGGAAGCAGCTGAAATCCaagcagctgcagctgctgcagaggcTGGCGCTGCTCAAACGCTCCTGA